The Nostoc sp. NIES-3756 DNA window TTAATTTTGGCTGTAATTCTGGAGATTTTTTGTTATTAATCAGTAGGTAAGGACGCTGGTAAGGAGATGTAATTTTAAGTAGGTAAGACTGCCAAGTTTGTAATCTCATTTGGCAACGTTCGATAACTTTGGATACATCAAGTCGGCAAATATCCGGCAATTTCTGCTGTAAGGTTGTTAATTCGTAATTACCCGTTTTGATTAACAAAAATGATTCAATTACGTCTTTGACAAGTTCTTGAATTAATACTGTAGCTTGGGTTGTATCTAAATAGCCTTGATTGACAAGCCAATGAATAGCTTGGTAATCAGGTGGTTTATTAATTACGTTGCTATTATTTTGTGCATCTGTTTCAAATAGCAAGCGTAACTGCACACGAATTTCGTTAGTTACTTGAGGAATTTGTTGACTAAGGCGGCGCAGATGGCGTTCTAATCTGTCAAATGGTTCTACTGAATGGGTGGCATACGTAATTGTTCCTTCTTCTAGGTAAATTGACCAAGTGACTGAGTTGCTAAATGCTTGTAAACAAGTTGTGTCAAAACAGCTAGATAAATGTCTTAATAAACTATGAGGACGTAATGCTGTAAATGTACCGGAATAATTCATATATTTATGTCTTAAATTAAAGTTGAATATTTGAGAGTTTATTGAATTTACAAACTTTTAATGAACTTATTTATTGGTGGGTATGCAATATCTTTTACAACTGAAAATTTTCAATCAATACTGGGTTATTAATTTGTATCCTATCTACCAAAAGCCAATATAAGGCGTATTTTAGCTGAAGTTACTTTAGTTACATTAGGTATGTTTTTATGGTGATTAATTCAATTTTAATTTTTCTTTTTTTATATAAAAATAAAATTTCCACACAAAATCTTTAAAAATATGTGTAGGCAAAAGCAAAGCATTTATTATATTCTGTGGTTGCTCTATATAAATTTTGATAGATGGGTTAATGTCCTCAATAAACACTTGTGATTACTCATCTACTCTACATTTTGATTAAGTTTTCCTTAAATATGTAGAGCTTGCGGTAAAAGTATTATTTTGCATGAAGATTAAATCACATACCGTTAAACATCTACCTTTGGTCTTGTCGGCTTCGGCTGTGGGAAATATATACTTTGAAAAAAGGAAAATAGAGCTTTGGACTATAACATAACACAAAAAGTTATGAATGATACATTAGTACTAGACGAAGTAGTAGAGTTTGCTGAAAACCCTGAACCGCGCTGTCCTTGCGTGCTGTTGCTTGATACATCTGGCTCGATGCAAGGCGTAGCGATAGAGGCTTTAAATCAAGGCTTGCTGAGTTTGAAAGATGAACTCATGAAAAATTCCATAGCAGCCAGACGGGTAGAAATTGCGATCGTTACTTTTGATAGCCATATAAATGTAGTACAAGACTTTGTAACTGCCGATCAATTTAACCCACCTATTTTGACAGCGCAAGGATTAACCAGTATGGGGGCAGGTATCCATAAAGCGTTGGATATGGTGCAAGAGCGCAAATCGTTGTATCGTGCCAATGGCATCGCTTACTACCGCCCTTGGGTCTTTATGATTACAGATGGTGAGCCACAGGGTGAACTAGATCATCTAGTAGAACAAGCGGCGTTGCGTCTGCAAGGGGATGAGGTGAATAAGCGGGTGGCATTTTTCAGCGTGGGTGTAGAAAATGCAAATATGACGCGGTTAAATCAGATAGCCGTAAGGACACCATTAAAACTCAAGGGGCTAAATTTTATTGAGATGTTTGTTTGGTTATCGGCTAGTATGTCGGCAGTTTCCCATTCGCAAATTGACGAACAGGTAGCACTACCGCCTATTGGCTGGGGATCTATCTAACAGTTATCAGTTACCAGTTATCAGTACAAACAACGTTAATCATTGATAACTGTTCACTGCTCACAGTTAACTGATTGAAAGCAGTTTGCGGCTTGACACTTACACAGCTAGCTGACACAACAAATATATGAAAACATCAAAACAGAACCCTCACTGGCAGGTAGTCGCCGCCTCTGTCTGTGGTACAAGCCACATTAAAAATAAGCAGCTGTGTCAGGATGCTCACCACTGGCAATTATTGCCGGGGAATGTTTTGGTGGCAGCCGCCGCAGATGGCGCGGGTTCTGCCAGTCAAGGGAAAGTTGGGGCGATGGTGGCGGTGGAGACAGCCATTGAGAATTTATCGCTGAAAGAGATTACCAGGAAATCCCTAGCTGATGATGAAACTGTGCAATTGCTGTTAACTGATGCCTTGTTAGCGGCAAGAAAAGCTGTAGAAGATGAAGCAGCAGCTTGTAACCAAAAACCTCAGGATTTAGCAACTACTTTAATTATTGCGATTGCCTCACCAGAAATGGTAGCAGCCGTACAAGTCGGCGATGGTACAGCAGTCGCCAAAGATAGCGCAGGCAACTTACTGGCTCTAACCTTACCAGACAACGGCGAGTATATCAACGAAACAACTTTTTTAACTTCACCAAGTGCATTAGATACAGCCCAGATGCGATTATGGCGCGAAGCCATAGTCAACGTTGCCCTCCTCACCGACGGGTTACAAATGCTGGCTTTAAATATGGTGGTTGGGGAACCTCACAAGCCGTTCTTTTTTCCTCTATTTGATTTTGTGAAAAAAGCACAGGATCAAGCAGAGGCAAAAGAGCAGTTAGTAAAATTCTTAGGCTCAGAGCGTATTACACAACGTACTGATGATGATTTGACATTAGTTATTGGTTCTTTTAGTCAATAGTCAACAGTCAACAGTCAACAGTCCATAGTTTTTCTCCCTCATCTCCCCCACTTCCCCCCACTCCCTCATCTCTCCCGCTCCCTACTCCCTACACCCTAAATCGAATCATGAAGGTATTACGTTATCTTCCTCAGGAAGAGATTATCAGCCTCAGCGTTAGTTTGGGGCGTGGCGGTGAAGCTTGTATTTATGCTGTGCCGTCGGCGGGTGATTCTGTGGCGAAGATTTATCACAAGCCGACTGTTGCTCATGCCAATAAGCTACGGGCGATGCTGGCTAACCCACCAGAAAATCCGACGGCTAGTTTGGGGCATATCTCCATTGCTTGGCCGCAAGAATTATTATGGTCGGCAGATGAACACGAGCGAGTTGTTGGTTTTTTGATGCCGCGCATTCGGGGAATGCGTCCCATCATCGACTTTTATAACCCCCGGACTCGTCGTCAACACTGTCCTCTATTTAATTACCAATATCTACTGCGGACGGCGCGAAATTTGGCGGCTGCTTTTGCGGCGCTACACAATAGCGGTTATTGTGTGGGTGATGTTAACGAATCAAACATCCTGGTGAGCGATACTGCCTTAGTTACCTTGGTAGATACCGATTCTTTCCAAGTACACGACCCAGACAATGATCATGTCCATCGTTGTCCAGTGGGTAAACCAGAGTTTACACCACCAGAACTACAAAATAAAATCTTTGCTCACTACGATCGCCAAATCAGTCATGATTTATTTGGTTTAGGAGTGCTAATCTTCCAACTCCTCATGGAAGGTACGCACCCCTTTTCTGGCATTTATCAAGGTATTCCCGAACCGCCACCTTACGAAGCCAGAATTGCCTCCGGACATTTCACCTACAGCAAAAAGCGACAAGTACCTTATATCCCAACTCCCATCGCACCGTCTTGGGAGATGCTACATTCTAGCTTGCAGGCACTGTTTCTGCGTTGTTTTGAGGATGGTCATCACGACCCGGAAGTTCGTCCCAATGCCCAAGCTTGGCTATCAGCCATAGCGGAAGCCGAAGATTCCCTCATCACATGCAGCGTTAATACACAACATCGCTACAGTAACCATCTACATACTTGCCCTTGGTGCGAACGGACTCTGCGCTTGGGTGGGCGTGACCCATTTCCCTCAATTCAGGCGATTGAAAATAGAGAACATCTGCGCCCCCGTATCCCCAAGAAGCGGCAATATAACTCAGGAAATCAACCAGCCGTACCTCTGCCAGTTTTACCCACGTACCAAAGCAACTGGCACTCACCCACCCCCAGCTTTTCACCCTATCGCAATCGCTGGAAAGGTAAATTTTATCCGGTTGTCTGTTGTTTACTTGGTCTTGGGGTGTTGGGTTACGTGGATATGGTGACAAAATTCACTCGTCCTTTAGTGTCCCAAAATAACTATGCTCAACAAGCACTGATGCCTCATCAGGCTAATAGTAGCAACTTGAGCTTTGCCGATTATTACAAACAAGGTCATGCTGCCTACCAAGAGCGGGATTATAAACAGGCAGTAGAAAACTTCTCCCAAGCCATTCAACAAGAACCGACAAACCCCAAGGCTTTGGTTGATAGAGGTAATGCCCGTTACAACCTGAAAGATTACGAGGGTGCTGTGGCAGACTATACTGTTGCTTTGCAGGTTAATCCAGGGGAAATTAAGGCTTTTGTAAACCGGGGTAACGCCCGCTTGATGATGGCTGAGTATAGTAATGACCCTGACCAACAGTATAAGTTAGCGATCGCTGATTTTAACAATGCTCTCAAACTCAATGAAAAGGAAGCCGAAGCTTATATCCGTAGGGGGATTGTGCGAGCGCAAATTGCTAAGTACAGTGGCGAAACCCTCAAGGATTTTCAACAAGCGATCGCTGATTTTGACCAAGCAATTAAACTCAACCCAGGCAAAACCGAAGCTTATTTCCAACGGGGTGCTGTCCGTTATCTCATTGCTCAGTATAGCGGTGATTCTCTCAAGGAGTATCAGCAGGCGATCGTTAATTTTGACCAAGCATTAAAAATTAACGACAAATTAGCCAAAGCCTATCTCAAACGCGGTATGGTTCGCTATGAACTAGGGCAAATTACTAACAATATCTCTGGGGCGAATCAGGCTAAAGCTCTTGCAGATTTACAACTAGCCGCCAAACTAGCATTAGAACAAGAAGATACCGAAAGTTATCAACAAGCACTCAGCAATATCTGTATCATTGAGGAAAGCAAATGTAATGCTTTATTCCAAAGTTCTACTATGTGGGGATATGCAGGTACAGATATTAGTCAATAGTCAATAGTCAATAGTCATTGGTCATTAGTCATTAGTCCATAGTCAATAGTCCATAGTAAAAAACTGATATCGTGTTGGTTTAATTACTTAATATATAGTGGATTTGGTCATTGGTAATTGGTCATGGGTAATAGTAAAAACCAATTACCAATTAGCTATTAAGTAGGTGGACACAATTATTTAGAAGACGCATTTCGACTACGCTCAATGCTCGATCCCAGGAAGACGAGGGTTGAGCGCAGTCGAAACCCGGCGATCTCAAGTTAGGTTTAATTTAGTCCTTCTACTTACCTATTACCACTACTAAGTAACTAACTGCAATTGATACAAAGTTTTTGACTATGGACTATGGACTATTGACTAATGACTTTTTTATATTCACCAAGCTTTCATATACAAAATATCGATATTTATCTCCTCTTTATACAAAAGCCATAAATAACCGTTAAATTATGTACGAAGAAACAAACATCAGGAACTAAGTTTTCTTCCAGTGCATCCGCTTCATACCTATAAATTTACCAAATTAATCTCTCTACATCTTTGAGGTAATTATATGAAAGCAGTAATTTTGGCTGGAGGACTCGGTACACGCCTCAGTGAAGAAACCAGCATCAAACCTAAGCCGATGGTTGAAATTGGTGGTAAGCCGATTCTTTGGCACATTATGAAAACATATTCTGCCCACGGCATTAATGATTTCATTATTTGTTGTGGTTACAAAGGTTACGTC harbors:
- a CDS encoding tetratricopeptide repeat protein: MKVLRYLPQEEIISLSVSLGRGGEACIYAVPSAGDSVAKIYHKPTVAHANKLRAMLANPPENPTASLGHISIAWPQELLWSADEHERVVGFLMPRIRGMRPIIDFYNPRTRRQHCPLFNYQYLLRTARNLAAAFAALHNSGYCVGDVNESNILVSDTALVTLVDTDSFQVHDPDNDHVHRCPVGKPEFTPPELQNKIFAHYDRQISHDLFGLGVLIFQLLMEGTHPFSGIYQGIPEPPPYEARIASGHFTYSKKRQVPYIPTPIAPSWEMLHSSLQALFLRCFEDGHHDPEVRPNAQAWLSAIAEAEDSLITCSVNTQHRYSNHLHTCPWCERTLRLGGRDPFPSIQAIENREHLRPRIPKKRQYNSGNQPAVPLPVLPTYQSNWHSPTPSFSPYRNRWKGKFYPVVCCLLGLGVLGYVDMVTKFTRPLVSQNNYAQQALMPHQANSSNLSFADYYKQGHAAYQERDYKQAVENFSQAIQQEPTNPKALVDRGNARYNLKDYEGAVADYTVALQVNPGEIKAFVNRGNARLMMAEYSNDPDQQYKLAIADFNNALKLNEKEAEAYIRRGIVRAQIAKYSGETLKDFQQAIADFDQAIKLNPGKTEAYFQRGAVRYLIAQYSGDSLKEYQQAIVNFDQALKINDKLAKAYLKRGMVRYELGQITNNISGANQAKALADLQLAAKLALEQEDTESYQQALSNICIIEESKCNALFQSSTMWGYAGTDISQ
- a CDS encoding PP2C family serine/threonine-protein phosphatase, with the protein product MKTSKQNPHWQVVAASVCGTSHIKNKQLCQDAHHWQLLPGNVLVAAAADGAGSASQGKVGAMVAVETAIENLSLKEITRKSLADDETVQLLLTDALLAARKAVEDEAAACNQKPQDLATTLIIAIASPEMVAAVQVGDGTAVAKDSAGNLLALTLPDNGEYINETTFLTSPSALDTAQMRLWREAIVNVALLTDGLQMLALNMVVGEPHKPFFFPLFDFVKKAQDQAEAKEQLVKFLGSERITQRTDDDLTLVIGSFSQ
- a CDS encoding vWA domain-containing protein, with amino-acid sequence MNDTLVLDEVVEFAENPEPRCPCVLLLDTSGSMQGVAIEALNQGLLSLKDELMKNSIAARRVEIAIVTFDSHINVVQDFVTADQFNPPILTAQGLTSMGAGIHKALDMVQERKSLYRANGIAYYRPWVFMITDGEPQGELDHLVEQAALRLQGDEVNKRVAFFSVGVENANMTRLNQIAVRTPLKLKGLNFIEMFVWLSASMSAVSHSQIDEQVALPPIGWGSI